A genomic region of Nerophis lumbriciformis linkage group LG28, RoL_Nlum_v2.1, whole genome shotgun sequence contains the following coding sequences:
- the LOC140680144 gene encoding uncharacterized protein, whose translation MFVILCPADVCEEQLLPEKQESSFRMLKEDPPKWKTRHHGPSGVSFSSLTQTLPCKKEEEDSLTPHIRKEETEHSISQEGDHIEGLVEFPVTGVPVKSEDDEVKGESEEKREAEPPSSSSTQHMTTEADGDHCGGSQADKILAPLSDSEDTTSHSPDTDDEHSKDDKTCHTDNTHLKCSHCDKTFKYHSLLKRHMRRHTGEKPFSCSECGKCLVTSGHLKVHMRRHTGEKPFSCSECGKCLVTNGHLKVHMRTHTGEKPFICSLCGKGFTQSQNLKVHMRTHTGEKTFSCSMCNRSFCDRSNLVAHMRTHTGEKPFSCSICGKGFTQSHHLKVHMRTHTGEKLFPVQSVVKVLHKVTM comes from the coding sequence atgtttgtcattttgtgtcctgcagacgtctgtgaagaacaacttctgcctgaaaaacaggagAGTAGCTTCAGGATGTTGAAGGAGGATCCACCAAAGTGGAAGACCAGGCACCACGGACCCTCTGGcgtctccttttcctctttgacacagacccttccctgtaaaaaggaagaggaagactcacTGACCCCCCACATTAGAAAGGAAGAgacggaacacagcatcagtcaggagggagatcatattgaaggactggtggagttcccagtgactggtgtccctgtgaagagtgaagatgatgaggtcaaaggtgaaagtgaggagaagagagaggcggagcctccaagcagcagctcaacacaacacatgacaacagaagctgatggagaccactgtggaggatcacaagcagacaagatcttagctccactatcagatagtgaggacacaacgtcacactctcctgacactgatgatgaacactctaaagatgataagacatgtcacactgacaacactcacttgaAGTGTTCccactgtgacaaaacctttaaGTACCATAGCCttctgaaaagacacatgagaagacacactggagaaaaacctttttcttgctcagaatgtggtaaatgtTTAGTAACAAGTGGacatttaaaagtacacatgagaagacacactggagaaaaacctttttcttgctcaGAATGTGGAAAATGTTTAGTAACAAATGGacatttaaaagtacacatgagaacacacactggagaaaaaccttttatctgttcactctgtggtaaaggttttacacaaagtcagaatttgaaagtacacatgagaacacacactggcgaaaaaactttttcctgttcaatgtgcaacagaagcttttgtgaccgatcaaaccttgtagcacacatgagaacacacactggtgaaaaacctttttcctgttcaatctgtggtaaaggttttacacaaagccaccatttgaaagtacacatgagaacgcacactggcgaaaaactttttcctgttcaatctgtggtaaaggttttacacaaagtaacAATGTGA